From the Calliopsis andreniformis isolate RMS-2024a chromosome 4, iyCalAndr_principal, whole genome shotgun sequence genome, one window contains:
- the Nocte gene encoding no circadian temperature entrainment isoform X3, translating into MSTLSGLVSKGEKGKSKFQSLDINNLYRGESLEQHQQKNTLPRKHGMQSLGKVPSARRPPANLPSLKSEHSSSDPAVSLVPSGGSGWATTKDSTTTTVTTTTATTTTTPETVTSNSSVAQCATGTAVTSHHPLLPGQQNISQAPYSSDVSNKSSWSAIMSRSGDGTVPGGPQPSQQQQSANRELNAQYGPGPSLRPQTEGSWIQGGSRTTSGTGLGTAGAGTGTTSGVQGPPLNITGSGGHADVSGGGRQNLVQSPNLGMAQGGPHNSSTNQSALNSAPHQAGPNLHHYRGLIPPFMYRGNFSGGFPSQFPSNAGPGGPRPPRFNYSSERFPPPPAPRQQERERLPEEEIITRPIIKEEDLTRMDDISRDAGWAAHDDIDYNQKLSFSDEEPDPEPSKKDEKKDNKDEKIEENVTEDKDKTRDNRDSHDNRDSKEPRDQTNHRPWSQSSLPRDYRGSNGSGGYSGQSQLHPVHPLRGVEDDESWHEKRRVKVEVAFIAERARQRKEEEEKRYQESIRQANKKLQDLEQKMKEKQANKYKEEERSQTNESKGLINVPPVPIPVPDWERERENRDRERSCTVSSEGKDDKFLNRESRDNRDGPKDTRDVRDQLMPDFRLNERQNFIRQQDPVRSDRDRERERERERERERERERERERERERERERERDRDRDRDRDRDRDRDRERDRDQRDTRDREHLPFSRHFHNNLPPRFQKQQAERSNTAFNRISPSNERSSTQVVPFSQQYDPGRWLHTHSSLIDNSLKPSHGTPSQRRSRTDSDISTSMDDDRPPSRDYRGSLFREDRYRHPPHRPYDSRKPGGYDEFSRNYRDHEYEDRHSRDSWERERYFDDNKDRDLKDNLESRDNRSDNRANRDSRDARENRDRDNKDKKDYDNYLKDSFEDRERDRERDRDRDRDRDRDRDRDRDRDRDRDRDRDRDRDRDRDRDRDRDRERERERERERERERERERERERERERERERERERERDRERDREQRERSECTEWREERIVVDRSLDNRRDTQKEERMERNERPQRPDSRDSRTSRESKTSLREDEPHKLRDCSSWVNEVIDYEDNKRDVYLEDARERERERERRQPPGPVTKERIEADELKSEKRNLTQLKRTISEQDKKDQMKEMSAETKKEMDIWNRKMERVNENNRITERSDNLPKAWADEVSPTFEKEEEKSTDSMKIDKDTDDLKQNFDKLSLDKREDSLNEDEAEQQVKEEKREKGIRNRTSSGSSNSRIRDSRGGRQWGGTYNVFTRGWRGQESRGRRGGPRAAGRPASARSGSYGHTDSENSADEISGSTESGKEEKKSSRLSKPSQKAEKEERNREVSGREEKRADYPQTQTQRTDKRSYEGKSSREGFAPSGEPSRRGRGSSFRIRGAAGTSSRMEGYGPPSSKSPFSSERSIDEKQNTATRQNPSTPTPDKEPNPLVLSHIESTDDKIIAKQQALTAGITGKRAKSPNQQSQQQAQQLCNKQDLNHMVNNVPTSQKVQARKEESRSKRTRSGSRRGRDNRESRYRGSSSNVSKQASSDVGNDDWETTSENSEEHVEEHKESRSGRNKQFSTRAISAGNQNAVGSNVHSRRNEQPGNSREQREKNVKSSSAASRAPGAEKRNLQNSSFTNQKSHSTSISSLTQITQVQNGRSTRSHASGSNSTVLSKSSTKESTVNRIDEIKLSDPNLVTQALNDVSKKSQVKEKKTSMDCEIETNNCTEDGSNVSEDKVDSDGFQEVRSKKNVKESRHGQKEEVKPVKREKEKDRERDRSKTKTNGGSQTSLQQVQNIPPLLSQTIPQPANMLQKQYSRPSGSQRLAPRFQKQRLANKQQQQQMCTSEPTDPNKPNNSNSSYNKDSSSGPAPPPSVNAWDKPFTTSQLRSNSPSSVPNEIQLMSGLPAQNDHSHIHGHEGVEQTNSGNSSQRNSPNGEKSGKNMKEQLIEKNSVTDVSSPPVQTLIFENTNYSKTTKANPSDLTVKTKFPNHIKSQQRVEKRGDLEEEGNAASIQQQPQQQQQQQQQQQQQQQSLPVAFSNKPNDLIKDKNQEPIQMPLSFNKNEDNADMKLDFTFDSDLSQLTDDKNKTLGMTRSMHIATGQNTISPSTAELNLKIASVKKVWENAPPMPTVVEHEDGNVVSSTNTFPQAFESADVDDSYSPHQQYNQNNMKSEITTSTNVCKLVPPQVKPQQQSSGSSSGQSGSTVPGPSPIGAGQSPIGHPPVSLQGPLSPPPFNSTGQPSHINYQEFPQYPGSQAAQYGSMSAIPSPPAVLFNTGSGQLPAQAGGLYGAFQLDQSRSPFTQYPPYGPSLQNSFSQQNVYLQQPPPPPHAPNAPTPDMYQSNLSQYRITAAAAPPFGQNQQLSNNPNTVLISSSSNSLMSASVKPSSQPIGAIGTKAPHFQAPSAPQPNTLTYIPYDPNQVLGVSGSYMGNSQLVQRPGPNVQASANSYYSATSADVFPGSQTGFYQPGGATQQTGTHYGLQGFGQHSQSLATGSATPVGLQNFSSGFLSSSGLQIAAAAAAQQFRNPTGGLPGPGNAGPTFLSKHQPQEQPRQLKSPSGNQQDVLASVFSSTPQIPSPKSRNCKQQTSSQQPQPSPTQHHKYQQYQGVSQSALVLQQNVRGMGMPPRAGIQPSQQRYPPPIQRPVVPFTPGPNPNNPTQQQPNCMPSQQQQQQQQQQQQPQTQMNRHRPNLHQQQQQQQQQRNIKLQQQYYSAQGNVKMDTSEKSDSHGDKITDNGSSAQQGSTKPNVNSQDNDNKEEVNQQNE; encoded by the exons ATGTCTACTCTGTCAGGGCTCGTGTCGAAGGGGGAGAAAGGAAAATCCAAGTTTCAATCATTAGACATCAATAACTTGTACCGG GGAGAATCTTTGGAACAGCATCAACAAAAAAACACATTACCACGTAAACATGGAATGCAAAGTCTTGGAAAGGTGCCTTCGGCGCGGCGACCTCCTGCTAACCTGCCTAGTTTGAAAAGTGAACACAGTAGCAGCGATCCAGCTGTTAGCCTTGTACCAAGTGGAGGAAGCGGTTGGGCTACTACAAAAGATTCAACAACAACAACTGTTACTACAACTACAgctacaacaacaacaacaccaGAAACAGTTACT TCAAATTCTTCAGTGGCACAATGTGCAACTGGAACTGCTGTAACATCTCATCATCCATTACTACCAGGACAACAAAACATTTCACAAGCTCCATACTCTTCCGATGTAAGCAACAAATCATCATGGAGTGCGATAATGAGCAGATCTGGAGATG GCACTGTGCCAGGAGGCCCACAACCATCGCAACAACAACAGTCAGCCAATCGGGAGTTAAATGCGCAATACGGACCTGGACCAAGTTTAAGACCCCAAA CGGAAGGAAGTTGGATACAAGGCGGAAGTCGAACAACCAGTGGTACAGGATTGGGAACAGCTGGTGCCGGGACTGGGACCACTTCGGGAGTCCAGGGCCCCCCACTGAACATTACCGGATCAGGAGGACATGCCGACGTATCTGGCGGCGGACGACAGAACTTGGTCCAGTCTCCCAACTTGGGCATGGCCCAGGGAGGCCCTCATAATTCATCAACTAATCAAAGTGCTTTAAATTCTGCACCTCATCAAGCTGGTCCAAATCTACATCATTATAGAGGACTTATTCCTCCATTT ATGTACAGAGGAAACTTTTCTGGTGGGTTTCCTTCGCAGTTTCCATCAAATGCGGGTCCTGGTGGACCCCGACCTCCTCGGTTTAATTACTCGTCGGAGCGGTTCCCTCCTCCACCAGCTCCTCGTCAACAAGAACGTGAGCGCCTTCCTGAGGAAGAAATCATTACTCGACCTATCATCAAAGAAGAAGATCTTACGCGAATGGATGACATTTCTCGCGATGCCGGCTGGGCAGCACATGACGATATCGATTACAATCAAAAGCTGTCTTTTAGCGATGAGGAACccgatcctgaaccttcaaagaAAGATGAGAAGAAAGATAATAAAGACGAGAAAATTGAAGAAAACGTAACCGAAGATAAAGACAAAACCAGAGATAATCGTGATAGTCACGATAATCGAGATTCTAAAGAACCTCGTGATCAAACAAATCATCGGCCGTGGTCCCAAAGTTCCTTGCCTCGTGATTATCGCGGATCGAATGGATCTGGTGGTTACAGCGGCCAATCTCAATTGCATCCAGTACATCCTTTGAGAG gCGTAGAAGACGATGAAAGCTGGCATGAGAAACGCAGAGTAAAGGTAGAAGTTGCGTTTATTGCCGAACGTGCTCGGCAACGCAAAGAGGAGGAAGAAAAACGGTACCAGGAATCAATTAGACAGgcaaataaaaaattacaagatttggaacaaaaaatgaaagagAAACAGGCTAACAAGTACAAAGAAGAGGAGCGTAGCCAAACAAATGAATCGAAAGGCTTAATAAACGTTCCTCCTGTACCTATTCCAGTTCCCGACTGGGAACGCGAAAGGGAGAACAGAGATCGAGAGCGATCTTGCACCGTATCTTCTGAAGGGAAAGATGACAAATTCCTAAATCGCGAATCACGTGATAATAGAGATGGCCCAAAGGATACTAGAGATGTTCGCGATCAATTAATGCCAGATTTCAGATTGAATGAACGACAAAATTTCATAAGACAACAGGATCCTGTGCGTAGTGACCGCGACCGTGAACGAGAACGGGAGCGGGAACGGGAAAGAGAACGGGAAAGAGAACGAGAACGGGAACGAGAACGAGAACGGGAGCGAGAACGAGAACGTGATCGCGATCGTGATCGTGATCGTGATCGTGATCGCGATCGAGATCGTGAGCGTGACCGTGATCAAAGAGACACAAGGGATCGTGAACATTTGCCGTTCTCTCGTCATTTTCATAACAATTTACCTCCTCGATTCCAGAAGCAACAGGCTGAGAGAAGCAATACAGCATTCAATCGTATTTCACCTAGTAACGAGAGGTCATCCACCCAGGTTGTTCCATTCTCCCAACAGTACGATCCTGGTAGATGGCTTCACACTCACAGTTCTTTAA TAGATAATAGTTTGAAACCATCTCATGGTACTCCATCGCAACGCCGGAGTAGAACAGATTCAGACATATCTACTTCTATGGACGACGATCGACCTCCTTCACGAGATTATCGTGGATCGTTGTTTCGAGAGGACCGTTATCGCCATCCTCCGCACCGACCTTACGATTCTCGCAAACCAGGCGGTTACGATGAATTCAGTCGCAACTACAGAGATCACGAGTACGAAGATAGACATTCTCGTGATTCTTGGGAACGCGAAAGATACTTTGATGATAACAAAGATCGGGATTTGAAAGATAATTTAGAATCAAGAGACAACAGATCCGATAATCGAGCTAACAGGGATAGCCGAGACGCGAGGGAAAATCGAGATAGGGATAATAAGGATAAGAAGGACTATGACAATTATTTGAAG GATTCCTTCGAGGACCGTGAACGCGATCGAGAACGTGACAGGGATCGTGACCGTGACCGTGACCGTGACCGTGATCGTGATCGTGATCGTGACCGCGATCGTGACCGTGACCGCGATCGTGACCGTGACCGCGACCGTGACCGCGACCGTGACCGCGACCGTGAACGCGAACGAGAACGTGAACGCGAGCGTGAACGTGAGCGCGAACGCGAGCGGGAGCGGGAGCGTGAACGAGAACGCGAACGAGAACGTGAACGTGAACGTGAACGCGACCGCGAACGAGACCGCGAACAAAGAGAAAGATCAGAGTGTACGGAATGGCGCGAAGAACGTATCGTAGTCGACAGGTCACTTGATAATCGTCGTGACACGCAGAAAGAAGAACGAATGGAGCGTAACGAACGCCCTCAAAGACCAGATTCTCGTGACAGTCGCACTTCTCGAGAATCGAAGACATCTCTGCGCGAAGATGAGCCACATAAGTTGCGCGATTGCAGTTCCTGGGTGAATGAAGTTATTGATTACGAGGATAATAAACGTGATGTGTATCTCGAAGATGCTcgtgaaagagaaagagaacggGAAAGAAGGCAGCCACCCGGACCGGTAACCAAAGAGAGAATTGAGGCAGATGAGTTAAAAAGCGAGAAACGTAATCTGACTCAGTTAAAACGAACGATATCTGAACAGGATAAAAAGGATCAAATGAAAGAAATGTCTGCGGAAACGAAGAAAGAAATGGATATATGGAATAGAAAAATGGAACGCGTGAACGAAAACAATAGAATAACAGAAAGAAGTGATAATTTACCGAAAGCATGGGCCGATGAGGTTTCTCCAACATTTGAAAAGGAAGAGGAGAAGAGTACTGATTCTATGAAAATTGATAAAGATACGGATGATTTAAAACAAAACTTTGACAAGCTAAGTTTAGATAAAAGAGAAGATAGTTTAAACGAAGATGAAGCGGAACAACAAGTGAAGGAAGAAAAGCGAGAGAAAGGTATTCGGAATAGGACCAGTAGCGGTagttcgaattctcgaattcgTGACTCTCGAGGAGGGCGACAGTGGGGTGGTACATATAATGTGTTCACTCGGGGTTGGCGTGGCCAAGAATCAAGAGGACGAAGGGGCGGGCCTAGAGCTGCAGGAAGGCCAGCATCCGCTAGAAGCGGTTCATACGGTCATACCGATTCCGAAAATAGTGCTGACGAGATTTCTGGTTCTACGGAATCTGGTAAAGAGGAAAAGAAATCATCTAGATTGTCAAAACCTAGTCAAAAAGCAGAAAAAGAAGAACGTAACCGTGAGGTATCTGGACGTGAAGAGAAACGAGCTGATTATCCTCAGACTCAAACTCAGCGTACCGACAAACGTTCTTACGAAGGTAAATCCAGCCGCGAGGGTTTTGCTCCTTCGGGTGAACCATCTCGTCGCGGTCGAGGAAGTAGCTTCCGAATTCGGGGCGCAGCTGGGACTAGCAGTCGTATGGAGGGATATGGACCGCCCTCCAGTAAAAGCCCTTTTTCCTCTGAGCGTAGTATCGATGAGAAGCAAAATACCGCAACAAGGCAGAATCCTTCAACCCCTACGCCCGATAAAGAACCAAACCCTCTAGTATTATCGCACATTGAATCTACTGATGATAAAATCATAGCCAAACAACAAGCTCTGACTGCTGGCATAACTGGAAAACGTGCCAAGTCCCCAAATCAACAATCTCAACAGCAAGCTCAACAATTGTGTAACAAACAAGACTTAAATCATATGGTTAATAATGTACCTACTTCTCAGAAGGTACAAGCTCGAAAAGAAGAATCTCGATCAAAGAGAACACGCAGTGGAAGTAGAAGG GGTAGGGACAATCGCGAGTCACGATATCGTGGAAGTAGCAGTAATGTGTCAAAACAAGCTTCTTCGGATGTGGGAAATGACGATTGGGAAACAACATCCGAAAACAGCGAAGAACACGTAGAGGAACATAAAGAGTCGCGTAGCGGTCGTAACAAACAGTTTTCCACGCGTGCTATTTCTGCTGGCAATCAGAATGCTGTAGGATCGAATGTACATTCTCGGAGAAACGAGCAGCCTGGGAATAGTCGTGAGCAACGTGAAAAAAATGTAAAGTCGTCCAGTGCGGCATCTCGGGCCCCTGGCGCGGAGAAGCGAAATTTACAAAATTCGAGTTTTACCAACCAGAAAAGTCATTCTACTAGTATCTCGTCGTTGACACAAATTACTCAAGTTCAAAATGGAAGATCGACGAGAAGCCATGCATCTGGAAGTAATTCAACAGTTTTAAGTAAATCGAGCACAAAGGAAAGCACGGTAAATCGTATAGACGAAATAAAGTTAAGTGATCCTAATTTGGTGACTCAAGCTCTTAACGATGTGAGTAAGAAGTCACaagtaaaagaaaaaaagacgTCAATGGATTGTGAaatagaaacaaataattgcaccgaAGATGGATCGAACGTTTCGGAAGATAAAGTAGATTCGGATGGTTTTCAAGAGGTTCGTTCGaagaaaaatgtgaaagaaTCTAGACATGGTCAAAAAGAAGAAGTGAAACCCGTGAAacgtgaaaaagaaaaagatagaGAGCGCGATCGTTCAAAAACGAAAACAAACGGTGGTTCGCAAACTTCTTTACAACAGGTACAAAATATACCGCCACTGCTGAGTCAGACTATTCCACAACCTGCAAATATGCTGCAAAAACAGTACAGTAGGCCATCAGGAAGTCAAAGGCTCGCTCCCAGATTCCAGAAACAACGGTTGGCTAAtaaacagcagcaacagcagatgTGTACGTCGGAACCAACCGATCCGAACAAACCGAATAACTCAAACAGTAGTTACAATAAAGATTCTTCAAGCGGTCCCGCACCTCCACCATCTGTCAATGCTTGGGATAAACCGTTTACGACCAGTCAACTACGGTCGAATTCTCCATCGTCCGTTCCTAACGAAATTCAGTTGATGTCTGGATTGCCCGCGCAAAATGATCATAGTCATATTCACGGTCATGAAGGTGTCGAGCAAACAAACTCGGGAAACAGTAGCCAGCGAAATTCACCAAACGGTGAAAAGTCTGGAAAGAATATGAAAGAACAGCTGATAGAAAAAAACTCTGTAACTGATGTTTCGTCACCGCCAGTACAGACATTGATTTTCGAGAATACAAATTATTCGAAAACTACCAAAGCTAATCCTTCTGATCTGACAGTGAAGACAAAATTTCCGAATCATATAAAAAGTCAACAACGAGTTGAGAAACGTGGTGATTTGGAAGAAGAAGGTAATGCTGCATCTATACAACAACAGccgcaacaacaacaacaacaacaacaacaacaacaacaacaacaacagagTCTCCCAGTCGCATTTTCAAATAAGCCAAACGATTTGATAAAGGATAAAAATCAAGAACCAATTCAAATGCCATTATCTTTCAATAAAAATGAAGATAACGCTGACATGAAGTTAGACTTCACCTTCGACTCGGATCTCTCACAGTTGACAGATGACAAGAACAAAACGTTAGGAATGACCCGATCTATGCATATTGCCACTGGTCAAAATACTATTTCACCTTCCACAGCAgaacttaatttaaaaatcgcATCGGTGAAGAAAGTTTGGGAAAATGCCCCTCCTATGCCGACAGTGGTCGAACATGAGGATGGCAACGTTGTCAGTAGCACTAATACTTTTCCCCAGGCGTTCGAAAGCGCGGATGTCGATGATAGTTACAGTCCTCATCAACAATATAATCAAAATAACATGAAAAGTGAAATAACCACATCTACGAATGTGTGCAAG CTGGTTCCCCCGCAGGTGAAGCCGCAGCAACAGTCCTCGGGAAGTAGCAGCGGCCAATCTGGTTCGACTGTACCTGGACCAAGTCCTATTGGAGCTGGTCAAAGTCCCATTGGTCATCCTCCTGTTAGTCTTCAAGGACCTTTAAGTCCACCTCCGTTTAATTCCACTGGACAACCTTCCCACATTAATTATCAG GAGTTTCCTCAATATCCAGGCTCTCAAGCCGCGCAATACGGCAGTATGTCCGCTATACCTTCCCCACCCGCCGTGTTATTTAACACAGGTTCTGGCCAACTTCCAGCTCAAGCGGGAGGTCTTTACGGAGCCTTTCAATTAGATCAAAGTCGTTCACCTTTTACACAGTATCCACCATATGGACCCTCGCTTCAAAATTCATTCAGCCAACAGAACGTCTATTTGCAACAACCTCCTCCGCCACCACATGCGCCGAATGCACCAACGCCGGATATGTATCAAAGCAATTTGTCACAGTATCGCATA ACTGCAGCTGCTGCTCCACCATTTGGACAAAATCAACAACTTAGCAATAATCCAAACACGGTTCTCATTAGCTCCTCTTCAAATTCTTTGATGTCAGCAAGCGTAAAACCGTCTTCTCAACCTATTGGCGCTATAGGAACAAAAGCTCCGCATTTTCAAGCGCCGTCTGCTCCTCAACCAAACACA TTAACGTACATACCGTATGATCCAAATCAAGTATTGGGCGTGAGCGGCAGTTACATGGGAAATTCTCAATTGGTACAGAGACCTGGTCCAAACGTACAAGCGTCAGCTAATAGTTACTATAGCGCAACTTCGGCTG ATGTGTTCCCTGGCTCACAAACAGGTTTTTATCAACCAGGCGGTGCTACACAGCAGACTGGCACTCATTACGGATTACAAGGATTTGGTCAACATAGCCAAAGTTTGGCAACTGGTAGCGCTACCCCCGTTGGACTTCAAAACTTTAGTTCTGGCTTTCTATCCAGTTCCGGTTTGCAGATTGCTGCAGCTGCGGCAGCTCAGCAGTTTCGCAATCCAACAGGAGGACTTCCCGGACCAGGAAATGCAGGTCCCACTTTTTTAAGCAAACACCAGCCACAAGAACAGCCTAGACAGTTAAAGAGCCCTTCAGGAAATCAACAGGATGTTCTTGCATCAGTTTTCAGTTCAA CACCACAAATACCATCTCCCAAGTCAAGAAACTGTAAGCAGCAAACTTCGTCTCAACAGCCACAACCGAGTCCTACGCAACATCATAAATACCAACAGTATCAGGGCGTTAGTCAGTCTGCTCTG GTTTTACAGCAAAATGTACGCGGCATGGGTATGCCACCGCGCGCTGGTATCCAACCGTCGCAACAACGATATCCACCACCGATTCAGAGGCCGGTTGTCCCATTCACACCGGGCCCAAATCCAAACAATCCAACTCAACAGCAACCTAATTGTATGCCAtcgcaacaacaacagcagcaacagcagcaacagcaacagccacagacgCAAATGAATCGACACAGACCAAATTTACatcaacagcagcaacagcaacagcagcagcgcaACATAAAATTGCAACAACAATATTATTCTGCTCAAG GAAACGTCAAAATGGACACGAGTGAGAAATCAGATTCTCATGGTGACAAAATCACCGATAATGGCTCTAGTGCACAACAAGGAAGTACTAAACCAAACGTAAATTCCCAGGACAATGACAATAAGGAAGAAGTGAACCAACAAAATGAGTGA